One Balaenoptera acutorostrata chromosome 5, mBalAcu1.1, whole genome shotgun sequence genomic window, AACATTCTTAATGGACTACTGCCTTGAAATTATTATTAGTCTTCTGATTTAATTATatagaataaatgtaaaataaaaagtgattgtACCAAAACATGGCTTTGGGggatattttggaagaaaatacgTAAATCTGAGCCATAATTTCTTTCCAGTGCAGTATTTAAATTTCAGACTTCAACCGCAGTTGTGATTGTTTTTAGTTTGTTAGCTGCCTGGAGTGTTATTTTAAGAAAGCAGAAGCACCATCATTTGCACACTCCTTATAGATCACACACCTTAACCCTGACTTTTTAGCtccagtttttcaaaagaaagtcaAGATGAAGAACTATTTGCTTTTCTGGGGAGTCCTGGCCATTTTTGTTATGGCTGTTCTTGTGACAGGTATGTGGTATTTTGAGAATGAACccagataaaaggaaaaagagaacacaGATCTGTTCTTCagatttaaacatttatatttgtgttttggTTGGACAGCTAGCTGGCTACTTTTTTCTAGCATGTCTTAATCTTTGTATGAGCAGTGATATTTACATGGACAAGACTCAttgtaattctttttattcttttttctcttctcttatttGTTTGCCTACTACAACCTAGAGAATAAGAAAGTAGATATTTCTGGATAAGTACAGATAGCTATACTTACACGAATACCCATATTGAATCTTGAAAATCAGTAATCTTCTCCTTGAGTGTCTCAAATTTATATTCTGGAGAAATgaagtaataattattataaatacaaTATAGAGTACATTGGGATTTTATTTCCCCAGAGAGCTTGGTATTAATACGTTCTAACAACGTTCCTGGATCTGAGCCTACAGATTTATTATGACCCTTTAACAATGTTTAATGTTGTACACGTTTCCTATAACTTGATGGCTGAACttcagttattttgtttattaacttTTCAAACTATTATAGAAAATGGATTATTTTCTGAATATAGAAGTACAGTGTTTAATAATTTTCATCTAGAAGGGCATATGAATTAGAAGTGATATAATTTGGCTGGTTTGTTCTAAGACTTActgagtttattcttttttttttttgatctcaTTCTTATTTCAAGACAGAGTATGATGTAATTAAGAACAGTGATTTTACATATAGTTTATACTAATTTAGCATTAAGAATAATGAAtttctaataatatttaaaacataaagataTTAGTAGTAAACCATGTATATGTACCTATacgtatatataaatacatatgtttataacatatttatatacCTATAAACATATGTGAAACATATATATAGCTACATATGTATAAAAGAGCTATAATTTATTGAGTACATACTATATTCTAGGCATTATGCTAACTGCTTTACATATACTattccatttaattctcacaataaccatttgagggtaggtactattattgtttCTGACATATAGTTGAGCCCATTGAAATttagagagatgaagtaacttaCCTAAGGTCATACAACAAGCATGTGGTAGGTAGAACCCAGGCCATCAGACACTATAGTCCACACTCCTAACTACTATCCTATTCTTCCTGTATAAGAGAATCACCTTTTAGTAAACTCATTATGTTCATATCTAATATATATTAAGTCTATTTTCTAATTCgtttgaattgaattaaatttaacaaatatttattgagcacctactatcttTCAGGTGCTCTTGGAATAAAGTAAGGCATAGTCTACAATAACaggtttattaggaaaaatactGCTTGTCGATGAAACAGAATGTTAGAGTCTTATAAGTCTTGGTGAATTGAAAGtatttgtacatttttctggTAGGTATATTAGGCTACCTAGTATTTTTATATAGTAACAGTAATGATGGTTTTTTCCTAGGTTTCTGGCAAGAAAATATAATATATGTCATAACTAAAATACAGATATTTTCTATTTAGGACTTAATGGTCAAGTCACTACTTGACTCAATCTGTATTTTTTGGTCAGGCATTACATgctcatttctattttattgagagaaaacatttaagaGTCGTGAAtacaggaggagggaaaggacaCCATTTAAGTCATCTtactcttcaaaaaattaagaagaattaTATCATTGTCTTAAATTGCTTCGTAATGATTTTTCTCCAATACCATATAGACTTTTATCAGAAGATTTATTAAGAACTTATGAATAATGGCATAATAATGCATTATAAAGTATTTCAAAACAATTATAAGTACAATAACAATggtcttaaaatgtttttgtaatgACTGTTATAATTAAGACTGAAATACTGCAGTTAGCTCCTTTCTGCTCTGGGATCGTCACCAGAATAATTAGATTTCCAGTTACAATTATATCTATCCTTATCATTTAACCTTTATAACTTGAATTTGTGTGCtaagtctttgtttttttaattgaggctTGATGGAAGGAAATTTTAAAGGTCACTTAGCTAAAATTATAGgaataaaaaagatatttaacatcattattattgtttaatTAACACTATTAAATAAagctatttattttttggggggagtggattgtcactttttatttatgtcttttgcattgttttaattttttacaataatttttcaactttttaaagaaaaaacaatgttttttttaCTCAGGTTCTTATGCATTTTAAGAGAGATGAAATGACACTGTTTTCCCCCCACTACATATATTAGAagcatcttctctttttttattaaaaatttttacaagacaaggaaagactgaggaactgtcacagattAGAGTACATACGTATATACTAAGGAGACACAACAACTAAATCAAATGTGGGATCCCAGATTGGATCCTTGGACAGGAAAAGAATAGTGGAAAAACTGGTCAAATCTGAATTAGGTCTGTAGTTTAGTTTATAGTATTGTATCAGTGTTACTTTCCTCATTTTGATAACTGTACTATGGTTATATAAGTTATAAATATTAGGGGAAATTAGGTGAAGGATATATGAGAactttctgtactatttttgtaaattttctgtaagactaaaatcatttcagaataaaaaaatgtaaaactttttttatatattctggaactTAATTCACTATTTTCCTTTccaagcttgctttttttttctgtgttcccTATATTTATTAATGGGATTATTAGTCTCCTAGTCACCAGTAAAGCTATTTATTATTAACTCTTCAGGTATCTGTTAACTGATCTAAGTCCAGATAATAAGAAATTTTCTTTGTTAATTCTTTGCAGCACTTACTAGACCTCATTGTCTAATATTCAGATTAGACAATAAATGTTGACATTCAGAGTTAAGGCTTTAATAGTCATCTGTGTATAATATTCAGATTAGACAATAAATGTTGACATTCAGAGTTAAGGCTTTAATAGTCATCTGTGTattcacttattatttttttctgtacacATGCATATTATATTAAATAGAACTTGTTCCTCACAATATATTCTAAATTGTCTTAGCAAATTTATAGCACTTTATGTCTATATatattgtatctttaaaaataattcttataagaaatattaataaatacagcacttattattttattgtattaaatCATTATACTATGATAACCTGAATGTTattatgaaaaagaagaatataattAAGTTTAGGAAACTTTTAGTGGAGAATATTTAAAGTCTTACAAAGTAAGGTTATCTTTGGGAAAATATGCATGTTCTTAGTTCTAATGcaatctaaggaaaaaagaaagtataactGGGAGTTCAGGAAGGACGTGACACTTCAAACTGGGTTTATTATAAAGGCTAATGTTACTTTTTGTTCACTTTTGAATAAATTGCTCTGGTCTGAGAGAAATCCAgtttagatttttgttttctttctcattttggcattTGGCACTGATTTTTACAAAGCCACATCATTCAGAGGGTTGTGCCTCTATTAATGGCTTTAGATTAAAACCAGAATTCTTTCAGTCAGGTTAGAAAGACCATGGACTGAtctaagggaaggagagaaaattcCTTTTGGAGTTCATTTGGATTTCCTTCACTACGCTGTGAGATTCCACTTAGCTATTTTAGattaggaaaaagaacaaatggagAAAGCCGAAACTGATCAACCATAAAACTTAAGTTttctgctggggggaggggcataaAGTAACTCTatagaaagtataaaaatagaCTTTCGTTTACCTTTCTTCTTAATATGTGTTATCTTTCAAGCCCAAGATGAAGATGAAAGGACTGTTCTTGTTGACAACAAGTGTAAGTGTGCCCGGATTACTTCCAGGATCATCCCTTCTGCTGAAGATCCTAGTCAAGACATTGTGGAGAGAAACATCAGAATTATGTATGTGGTATttcatgtttcattttttcatattGTGAGCAGAGATACTTTCTGATACTAGCAATTGTTTGCAAGTGATACCTATATCTTTGCTCCTCTTTTTGGTGTGTAGCACCTTACATTAGTTGAATCTGCTTAATGGGCTTGAGCCAATTAATGTAGAAGTTGGGAGCAGGAACAAAGGTTTCCAGGCAACCTAAAACCAGTCAGCTAGATCAAATAATAACTGAAGGTCGCATCTAGTCATCAACATGCCCTGTTTATACGGAGTTATTTCAATTTGAATCAGAACTTTTAGTTGCCCTTGATCAGTTCAAAGTGAAACTTGAGATAACATTAAAAGGCTTGTTTTGTACCATATATGGACCACAGAGTATTTCACTTTGTACTCAACTGCCGGTCTCCATAAAAGTAAGGTAGACTAATCAAATTGACTAAATTAATTTCGTCTACACTTGTATATTGGACTTcagatatttatttcatttcacacATAGTCTGTCATAAAGTCTTATTCGACAGCAAAAATGCTAATAATACTCAAGAGCTGAGATTCCTATTGGATCTAGTCATTAATGTCTTCCTTGTGAACTACTTCTACCTTGAATAGCCTCCCCCCAAATCAAACACCTCTTATTGAAACAGAACATAGCACTCGATCCCATTTAATCAATGGGAGAAGTATAATATGCTTAAGAATTTGTTTCGAGTTCTGGCTGTCACTAAATAGCTATGTGCTCTGGTATGCTAGTTACTTAACCAATCTAAACTTCAACTTTCTCATCTTTACTAATAGGAAAATAATATGTATCTCATAGGGTTATTATAAAGATAAATTGAGAAGATCTATTCCTTTTAAAGACTGTGTAGTTCCTGGCacattttcaaaacatatttgCTGTTACTTATTCACCTAACCTATGTGCCAGTTATCATTATGTCACTATCCTTCTTAAAATCCCTTTGCTGGTTCCCGTAACGTTGTTACTAGGATAAATTACGAACGTCTCAGCCTAACCTATAACGCTCGGCAAAACTCTCAAGCTCTTCCATTGCCACTATTTTTTTCACCTCATGTTTGAAAAGCCAGTACGTTGCAGTACCTTTATTTCCTCACACTCACAGTGCTCTCTTCGTCTTCCGTTTTTGCATAACCTAGTTCCTCTGCTTGAAGAACTCTTTCTCCCACCCCTCTTAGCCTGGTTAACTCCTCACCCTGCATGTCTTAGCTTGGACATCTCTTCCTCTAGCAGATTTTCTCTGACCACAGAGTCTGTACCACATAGCTCCCTGTTAAGGGTGGAACAATTGGAGAAGCGTGTAACTTGAGGGGATGGCACCCATGACTCTGGCCCCTGAACCTTGTTGAAGAGGAGTGTCTAGCTTATGTTTAAATCTCCAGGGGACAGATTTAAAATGGCACACCAGGATTCTCTAATTTATCTTCTTCTTCTATTCCATGATTCTTTTTATGACATGTTATTTATTAAAATCAGGCAATTCAGTTACTTATGCCACTTCCCTGATGTGTATTGATGCTTCCCTAATCTTATTTCTGGAAGTTTTATTATCATTGCTGTGTCATTATGGCATTACTCCCAACTCCATCACTTACTAAtgatgtgactttgggcaagttacttaactaaTTTGAGCCTGTTTCCTAAactgaaaaaaaggaataattataTAGGTATGTTTATATACACATGTACTTCAtaaggttgtgaggattaaatatagTAATGTAtaaaagcacctagaacagtgtttgGCCCATGGTGAAACACTCATACATGTTTAttcccttatttttctcattatttaaagcattttttaatacTACTAGAGATTTTACAATGTAATAAAGAgttgatcattcattcattaatttggcaaacacttattgagtgcttCTGAAAGCCACTGAGGATTGGAGCTGGggataaaataatgtatataaaacacaGTCCATGCCATCAGAGAATTTACAGTCTAGTAGGGAACTTTAAATAATTGAAAAGGCAGTTTCAATACAGTATTGTAAATGCTATGACAAGAGTAGGCATAGGATGTTATAGGAGCACGAAGCGGGGGCACCCAGTCCAGTccttgggggaggtgggagagtgGCAGGGGGAGGCGGGAGAGGGTATTTGGAGTAAGTGGTAGAAGTGGATGATGGCTGTTAGCTGACTGAACTGGAGTTAGCTAGGTAAGTGTGTGGGGGGGAACGGCAGGGTTGATAGGTGAAGCAGCTCATGCCAGGAAAAGGaaacagggttgctgtgaggattatatGAGATCATCATGTTAGCATGTTTATCATAGGTACCAGGCACACTgtaagtgcttagtaaatgttagAACTGTTATTGTTTTTGTCATTGTTAAGACTTGGAGATGAGAAAATCGTGGTAAGTTTGTGCAATTGCAAGCAGCTGTTTACAGCTGGCACATGTTATAAACAGGGTGGTGTGGTGAGAGATAAGGCTGGAGAGTTAGAGGTATTTCACGTAGTGTCTTCTATGCCATCTTAATGATACCCTCTTTTCTAGGGGGAGACAGTGTAGGTTTTAAGCAGAGAAGGAAATTAggcttgtattttaaaaagactgtttTGACAATAATGTGGCTAGTATATTGGAGAGGTCAAGACTGAAGGAGGGTATTGCTGCAAACTAGGAGAGAAATGGTGGTGTCCTGATCAAGTAGCTGGAGTTCACAGATGCAAAGAATCAGAATCAATTGAACTGTGAGATGGATTAGATATAGGTCATGACAGAGAGGGAAGACTGAGGGTGATATCCAAGTTTTTGGCTTGGATATCTATGTGGATAATATTGCTAAATACTGAGTTAGGAAacatgagtttttttgttttgttggttttttttgtattttttggtaGGGAGATATGCATATGATGAGGAGTGGTgacatagatgaaaaaatgtaaaatttaatgaAATCACCTGAACTAGTTGATGTGTAATTTTTCATGGAACATCTCCAAATCAAGAGGTCTGGATTCCAGTTCCAGCTTTActacttagtagctgtgtgaccttgggtaggtcACCAACCTCTTTGATTTATAATTACTGCATTTCTAAAATGTAGATATTAATATCTGtccattcattccataaatattgaaCATATTCTACATGCCACACATGTAGCAAGGCACTGGGAATGTGTAAACGTTTTTGCTTCAAGGAATTTATAGAATCTAGAAGCAACTACTGTGTAGGTAAACAACTGTAATATGGCATTTGTTATAATAAGATATAAGAAACTTTAATGAGACTACAGAGGAAGGAGTTTAttgaggggtggggatgggatcaAGGTAAAAATCAGAGAGAAGGTAAAACTTGagcttatttttaaaggaaaagcagGGATTTGCCAAGTAATCAAAGATAGTTGACAGAGGAGTTGTTGTGAGGTTTATTTTGAATGACAGTGTTTAAAATGTAACAATTACTGTGAAATCTGAGTAATAGTATTACTAAAGAGTGTTTATAGGGTGCTAAATGTCCGAATGAAATAGTAAGTACTGTCCTAGCATTATACCTATTACCAAAAATAGCAATATCTGCTAATTTCattattcttctttgttttctttctttctttttttttagtgttcCTCTGAACAGCAGGGAGAATATCTCTGATCCTACCTCACCCCTGAGAACCAAATTTGTGTACCATTTGTCCGACCTGTAAGAGATTTTCCTTCATACTTATACAGATATTGAAGTCAATAACTTTTAATTAAATTGTTAGTAAGaatgtttttgaaaacaaattgggGTATAAACATTTACCAATATAATTTGAACTTTTGAATACATTCATTCCTATGTTAATCATTAGGTATCATAAATTCATAAAACTTTATCACAGATAAAAGTTAGCTGTAAATTTATTCTAAAGATGAAATTATTGCCATTAGTACAAAGGACCAATTTGTCTTTATAGTTCAGTAATTCAGACACATTAACATGGAGGTGTTTCTTTGGAAGCTATAGAATccaacataaaaaattaaagaacaaacccTTCTTTGTTACTATAAATAACTCATTTACTCCTAGTACCTCACAATCATATTatcatattattaattatattgctTACTTTCAACTGAAGGTTGAAAAATTACGTAAATAATTCTGTATTATAGAGACGTTGAAGTCTGAAAGGAGTCACCCTTTGTCAGAACTAATTGATTTTGGATAGAAGTGTATAGTTACTCAGATTCTGAGACAACATTTGATAGGGGTTGTCTAatgcatatatttgtttttcagcTGTAAAAAATGTGATCTTACAGAAGTGGAGCTGGATAATCAAGTAGTTACTGCCACCCAGAGCAATATCTGTGATGAAGACATTGAGACTTGTTACACTTATGACAGAAACAAGTGCTATACAAACAGGGTCCCACTTACCTATGGTGGTAAGACCAAAATAGTGGAAACAGCTTTGACCCCGGATTCCTGCTATCCTGACTAATTTAAGTCATTGCTGACTGCACAACTCCTTATCTTGAAAGGCTCTCCATTTTGATTCCAGGTAGTTAATATATTTACTACCAATGAATTTgaaaccatgatttttttttttggataatatAAAAC contains:
- the JCHAIN gene encoding immunoglobulin J chain, which gives rise to MKNYLLFWGVLAIFVMAVLVTAQDEDERTVLVDNKCKCARITSRIIPSAEDPSQDIVERNIRIIVPLNSRENISDPTSPLRTKFVYHLSDLCKKCDLTEVELDNQVVTATQSNICDEDIETCYTYDRNKCYTNRVPLTYGGKTKIVETALTPDSCYPD